ACCTCACCGGTTCGGTCGACCTCACCTTCCGGCACGACGGCCGCTACTACGTCGTCGACTACAAGACCAACTGGCTCGGTCTGCCCGGCGAACCGCTCACGCTGGCCGACTACACCCCGTCGCGGCTCGCCGCGGCGATGAACGGATCCTCCTACCCGTTGCAGGCGATCCTGTATTCCGTGGTGCTGCACCGGTATCTGCGCTGGCGGCTGCCCGGCTACGACCCGGCGGAGCACTTCGGCGGTGTCATGTACCTCTACCTGCGCGGCATGGCCGGGCCCGACACCCCGGTGGTCGAGGGCGGGCGCTGCGGCATCTTCTCCTGGCAACCGCCCGCGGGGCTGCTCGACGAACTGTCCGACCTGCTCGACGGAGGTGGGCGATGAGCACCGAAACCAGCGACACCACCCTCGCGGCGGTCAGCCGTAACGCCACTGGACGTCTCGCCACCCTCAACCGGGCCGGCATCCTCGACGGCAGCGACTGCATCGCCACCGCGCGGGTCTGCGGCACGGTCGGGGAGGGCGTCGAGTCGGACGCCGCGCTGGCGTTGGCGTTCACGGTGCGTGCCGTGCGGGAAGGGTCGACCGCGCTCGACCTCGCCGATGTGGCAACGATCAGCACGGCCGATGAGACCGCCGACGAGGACGGCGGCGACCTCGGTGAAGGCGACCTCGGGGAGATCGACAGCCTCGACCCCGCGACCGTCGCCGATCTGGTGGAGTTGCCCGAGATCCAGGCATGGCGTGGCGCGCTGGCCACGAGTCCACTGTTGCGCGACCAGGTGCTGCATCTCGACCTCGACCTCGTCTACCTCGATCGGTACCTGCTCGACGAGCGGCGCATCGCGGCCGCCCTCACCGAGCGTGACCCGGCGCAGCTGCCACCGGTCGACCCGGTCGCGGTCGATGCCGACCTCGCCGGCAGCGAACTCAACGACGAGCAGCAGGCGGCGGTGCGGTCGGTGGCCACCCGGCCGGTCACCGTGCTCACCGGTGGTCCCGGCATGGGCAAGACCCACGCGATCGGGCAGGTGCTGCGCACGATGGCGCGGGCCTCCGGCGGGGCGTTGCGCATCGGTCTCGCGGCGCCGACCGGCAAGGCGGCCGCGCGGATGAACGAGGCACTCGGGGCGTTGACCGACGACGGCACGGTGCGGCCCGGCGTCACCCTGCACCGGTTGCTCGGACCGCTGCCCGGCACCAACCTGCGGTTCAAGCACGGCACCGGCAACCCGTTGCCCTACGACCTGGTGGTCGTCGACGAGGCGTCGATGGTGTCGCTCAACCTGATGGCGCGGCTGTGCGAGGCGTTACCGGCCACCGCGCGGCTGCTGCTCGTCGGCGACCCCGACCAGTTGGCGTCGGTCGAGGCGGGCTCGGTGCTCGCCGATGTCGTTGCGGGGCTGGCCGATTCGGGCGCCGTGGTGCGCCTCGTGCGCGACTACCGGATGGGTGACGACCGTGCCCTGCTCGCCGCGGCCTTCCGATCCGGTGAGCCGGCGCGGGTGTGTGCGGTGATCGCCGAGGCGAGCACCGGCGTCCGTCTGATCGAGACCGATGCGCCGACGATGGACGACCTGCCGCAGGTGCTCGACCACGCGCTCGCCCTGCGCGAGGCGGCGGCCCGCGGCGACCTCGCCGGGGCGCTCGACCGGCTCGGACGGCTGCGCCTGCTGTGCGCTCACCGGGACGGTCCGCATGGCGCGACCCACTGGAACCGGCTCGTCGAGCAGGAGCTCGCCAAGCATGTGCCCGACGTGCGCCCGAACAGCATGTACATCGGTCGGCCGCTGCTGGTCACCCGCAACGATCACGGGCTCGGACTCAACAACGGCGACGCCGGCGTCGTCGTGCACACCCCCGACGGGCTGCGCGCGGTGATCGAGACCGGGCGCGGCCCCGAGTTGCACCCGCCGTGGCGGCTGTCGGACGTCGAGACCATGCACGCGATGACGGTGCACAAGGCGCAGGGCAGCCAGGCCGACGAGATCGTCGTGATCGTGCCGCCGATCGAGTCGAAGCTGCTCACTCGCGAGCTCGTCTACACCGCGGTCACCCGCCCGCAACGGCAGCTCACGCTCGTCGGGTCGATGGCCGCCGTCGAGCAGGCGGTCGCCACACCGGCCCGGCGCACCTCGGGGCTGCGGCAACGCCTGCACGGCTGACTCGTTTTGGTCACCGCAACATATAGTGGTGGTCATGGATCGCCTCACCGCCTGGATCGCCGCCGACGTCGTCGCGCTCACCCTGCGCGACGGCGAACTCCACGTCGCGCTGGTGAAGCGCAAGGCGCGCGCCGCCCGCGGACGGTGGGCACTGCCCGGCGGGTTTCTGCTCGAGGGTGAGTCGGCCGAGGCCGCGGCCTATCGCGAACTCGCCGAGGAGGTCGGGCTGCGGCGGCGCGACGTACGGCTCGAACAGCTCGCCAGTTACACCGCCCCCAAGCGCGACACCGAACACCCCAAGCGGGTGATCTCGATCGCCTACCTCGCCCTTGCCGCCGACCTGCCCGACACCGTGCCCGGCACCGACGCCGACGAGGCCGAATGGGTGCCGGTCGAGGCGGCCCTCGGCCGCAGACTGGCCTTCGACCACGCGCAGATCCTGCGCGACGGCATCGAACGAGCCCGCAGCAAACTCGAATACGCCACGATCGCAACGGCATTCCTGCCACCGGAGTTCACCATGAGCGAGCTGCGTGGCGTCTACGAGGCGGTCTGGGGCGTGCGCCTCGACCCGGCCAACTTCAATCGCAAGGTGATCGGCACCGACGGGTTCGTCGTCGACACCGGAGAGCAGCGGCGCGGTCGCGGGCGGCCCGCGGCGATCTACCGGGTCGGCGACGCCACCCGGCTCAACCCGCCCCTCACTCGCTGAGCCGCCCGCCGAGCCGCGCCGCTTCGGCGACAAGGAGTTACCTCGGCACGTTCAGCCGAGATCGTCCGCGAGGAGGTCGACGACTACGGCGAGTGCATCCAACAAGCATTACCGATGGTTGGCAAAACCAAAACATAAGGTTATGGTTTCGCTCATGACTGCCACCACCGCCGTCCGCACGTTGTCCGAGACCGAGTTGGTCGACCTCGTCCGCCGGGTTGCCGCCGATCGCAGCTGCTGGGAGCAGCACGTCGACTTCACCGGCGCGCAGCGGCACTGGGCCAAGATCGAGGTGCCCGAGGGCGTCGACGTCTGGGTCATCTCCTGGCAGACCTTCCAGTCGACCGACCTGCACAGTCACGGCGACGCCACCGCCGCCTTCGCCGCGGTGCAGGGCACGATCACCGAGATCCGGGTGGACGACCTCGGACGCCTGATGCCGCGCAAGTTCTCGCCCGGCGTCGTGCAGGTGGTGCGTCCGGGAGAGATCCACGACGTGCGCAACGAGGTCGTCGAGCCGGCCGTGACCATCCACGCGTACAGCCCCCGCCTCACCGAGATGTATTACTACAACTGGGACAACCGCACCGTCACCCTCGACCGCATCGAGCGCTCGGACGGCGCCCAGGCCCGCGAGTGGTGACCGGCGTCGGCATCGACCGGTTGCTCGCCGACGCGCGCGAAGGCCTGACCCGGGTGCAACCGGACGAGCTTGCGGCCCGCCGACGCGACGGGGCGTTCGTCGTCGACGTGCGGCCCAGCGAGACCCGCACCGTCGAAGGGCACGTTCCCGGAGCCGTCGTCATCGACCGACTGGTGCTCGAGTGGCGTCTCGACCCGACCAGCGGCGCCTCGATCCCCGATGGACCCGGTCTCGACGACGAGGTGATCGTGGTCTGCAACGAGGGGTACGCCTCGTCGCTGGCGGCGCGCGACCTGCAGCGGCTCGGGTTCCACCGAGCGACCGACCTCGTCGGCGGTTTCCGGGCTTACGCTGCCGTGGGCGGCCGGGTGCAGAAGGAGCCGACCTGCGTCGCGACGGCCGTTCCGACAACGGTCGAAGCAAACACGTAACAGCCGTCGTACCAACTTCCCCCAAACCCCTGCGAAAAGCCCTTCTCAGGAGGAACCTCACAGCAGGGAACCTCTTGATCGAAGGGCATCGGGGACATGGGATCGATCGGACGGCGCCTGCTGGCGCTCGGCACAGCATTCGCCACGGCGACCGCGATGGCGGCCGCTGTGCAACCACCGGCGCTCGGCAGCACGCCGGCGGCCAAGTCATCGGCACAGTCGTCCACCACGGTGCTCGACAACAAGACGCCGGTGAAGGGGCCGAAGAAGGAGGGCACCACGACCCGCGCGGTGCGTGGCGCTCCGGTCAACCCGGCGCCGTACACGGCGATTCAGCCCGACGGCACCAAGTTGACGCTCGTCAACCACGGCGACAGCCTGCGCAGTTGGACGACCACCGACAAGGGCGCCACCGTCGTCAAGGATTCCTCGAACACCTGGCGCTACGCCGACCACCTCGACGCGAACGGTCAACCGGCGGCGAGCGCTGTGGCGGCCGGGCCGAGCAAGGCGCCGCCGAGCGCGTCGACCGACCTCAAGCCGAGCAAGGACCGCGTGGCCGCGCCGGTCGACGACAGGGCGCCGTTCGCCGGGTTCACCGGCAACCAGCGCACGGTCGTCATCCTCGCGCAGTTCCTCGACCTCACCTCCCGGGGCACCACCCCGGCGCAGTGGTCGCAGAACTTCTTCGGGGCGTCCGGCAGTGTGCGGTCGTTCTACAAGGGCGCCAGTTTCAACCAACTCGACCTGGTGCCGGCCACCGAGACCAGCGGCACGGCGAACGACGGGGTGATCGGTTGGGTGACCCTGCCGATGAACCACCCGAACACCGCCGGAAACACCAGCACGGTCAACCAGAACCTCACCGCCGCCGCGATCCAGGCGGCCGACCCGTTCATCAACTACGCCGCGTTCGACACGAACGGCGACGGCTACATCGCACCGGGCGAGCTGCACATCACGGTGATCGTCGCCGGCTACGAGACGTCGTACGGCGGCACCTCATCGTGCAGCCCGAGCGTGTGGGGTCACAAGTGGGCGGTGGCGAGCGCGCCGACCGTCGACGGCAAGATCGTCGGTCGCCTGGGCTACACCCAGTTCGGTGAGGTGCACTGCCTCGCGTCCAATCCGGCCGGAGCGCATATGGCGACGATCGGCATCATGGCTCACGAGTTCGGCCACGACCTCGGCTGGACCGACCTCTACGACACCAGTTTCCGCACCGAAGGCATCGGCGCGTGGAGCCTGATGGCGTCAGGCAGTTGGGGCACCAGTGGCGGTGGCCAACAAGGAAATTCGCCGACCTTGCCCGATGCCTACAGCAAGTATCTCCAGGGTTGGATCACACCCACCGTGGTGAACACGAGTGGCCGGAGCGTGTCGTTGAGTGCAGCCGCCACGAGCAGCCAAGCCGTGCTGTTGGGCGTCAACCCAGGTGGCGCCGAGATGGGTGGCACGGGGGAGTACTTCCTCGTCGAGAACCGGCAACCGACCGGCCTCGATGCCGCCCTGCCGGGGTGCGGGCTGCTCGTCTATCACGTGGCGGAGACCTTCACGAACAACGCGGGCGCAGTGTCCACCGGGCGCCTGATCGACGTCGAGGAGGCCGGAGGCCCGCAGGACATGGACACTTACCCGGGTAGCCGCGGCTCCGCGGACGACCCGTGGCACGCAGTCGCCGGACACACCCAGTTCAACGCGACGAGTGTGCCCAACTCCAACTTCTACTCGGGAGCGGGGTCGGGGGCGTCGATGGTGGCGACCGGCGGCTGTGCGGCAACGATGACCGCGACCGTGACCGGCGCCGGCACACTGCCTGTGGCACCGGCGAACGACAACTTCGTGAACGGACGCGTCCTGACCCCCGTCACCGGCGGCACCTGGACGCAGACCACCGCGAACGCGACCAAGGAGGCCGGTGAGCCGGCGCACGCGACCTGGGCCGGCGGGGCATCGGTGTGGTTCAACTGGACGGCTCCGTCGACCGGCAAGCTCACGGTCACGACCGCCGGGTCGAGCTTCGACACGCTGCTCGGCATCTACACCGGTGGCGCGGTCAACGCGCTGACGACGATCGCCTACAGCGACGACGTCGCCTCCGGTGACTACACCAGTCGGGTGAGCAACCAGCAGGTCATCGGCGGCACGACCTACCGAATCGCGGTCGACGGCTACCAGGGGGAGGCCGGCGTCCTGAACCTCGGCTGGTCGTTCACCCCCGACGTCGTCGCCCCGCCGAAGTTCGTGTCGTTGGCTCCGTCGCGGATTTTGGATACGCGGTATGGGATTGGTGCGCCGAAGATGTTGGTGCCGGCTGGTGGTCGGGTGGATCTGCAGGTCACGGGCGTGGGTGGTGTGCCGGCCGGTGCGTCGGCTGTGGTGTTGAACGTGACGGCGGTCTCGCCGACGGGTCCGGGGTCGGGGTATGTGACGGTGTGGCCGACGGGCGCGGTGCGGCCGACGGCGTCGAACCTGAATTTCGTTCCCGGACAGACGGTTCCGAACCTGGTCGTGACGAAGGTCGGTACGGGCGGCAAGGTGTCGTTGTACACCGCGGCGCGGACACAGTTGATTGCGGATGTCGCGGGGTATTACCCGGCGGGTGCGGCGTACACCGGGGTGACCCCGGTGCGGGTGTTGGATACGCGGTACGGGATCGGTGCACCGAAGGTGCGGATCCCGGCGGGTGGCACGGTGACGTTGACGATCGGTGGTGCGAACGGGGTGCCGGCGAACGCGTCGGCGGCGGTCGTGAACATCACGACGGTCGGGCCGGCGGGTGCAGGGTCGGTGACGGCGTTCCCGGCGGGGGTGGCGGTGCCGTCGGCGTTGTCGGTGTCGTACCGGTCGAATCAGACGATCGCGGGGATGGGTGTGGTCAAGCTCGGCACGGGCGGGAAGATCACGTTGCGGTCGACGGCGTCGACGGAGTTGATTGTCGATCTGGACGGCTGGGTGCCGGCCGTCGGTGACGCGGTGGCGTTCACACCGACGCGGTTGGTGACCAACCGTGCGGTGGCCTCGGGTGGGTCGTTCACGGTGCAGGTTGCTGGGGTTGCCGGGGTGCCGGCGAACGCGAAGGCGGTGCAGGTGACGGTGACTGCGGCGAACCCGTCGACGGCGGGGTACCTGACGGTCTATCCGACGGGCGGTGCCCGGCCGGTGGTGTCGAATCTGAACTACACCACGGGTGGGTCGATCTCGAACAGTGCGATCGTGAAGGTCGGCACCGGCGGCACGATCACCGTGTTCGCCTCGGGGGCAACCCCGGTCACGGTCGACACCTCCGCCTACTGGACCCCCTGACCGACGGCGGCCGCACAAGAGCCGGCCGCCGTCCCCTGGGCTTGTCCGCGCAAGCGCTCAGGGGTCGGCGACTTCGGGTCACGAGGCCATGACGCCGAAGCGCCGGCTCAGATCACCCCGAGCGCGACCATCGCGTCGGCCACCTTGATGTAACCGGCGAGGTTTGCGCCGGCGACGTAGTTGCCGGGCAGCCCGAACTCGTCGGCCGTCGACACGCAGCGCTCGTGGATGTCGACCATGATCTGCTGCAGGCGGGCCTCGGTGTCCTCGAAGCTCCACGAGTCGCGGCTCGCGTTCTGCTGCATCTCCAGCGCACTGGTGGCGACGCCGCCGGCGTTCGAGGCCTTGCCCGGGCCGAAGAGCACCGAGGCGTCCAACAACAGCCGGACGGCCCCCGGCGTGCAGGGCATGTTCGCGCCCTCCGCCACCGCTTGAACACCGTTCTCGATCAACGCCTTTGCGTCGTCCTCGTTCAGTTCGTTCTGGGTCGCACACGGCAACGCGACGTCGCACGGCACCTGCCAGATGGAGCCGTCCGTCGAGTGCTGCGCGGTGTCGGAGACGTAGGCCGACAGCCGTTCGCGGCGCACTTCCTTGAGGTCCTTCAGCTGCGCCAGGTCGAGGCCGTTGTCGTCGATCAGATAGCCGTCGGAGTCGGAGCAGGCGACCACCGTGCCGCCGAGCTGCTGCACCTTCTCGATCGCGTACAGCGCGACATTGCCCGACCCCGACACCACGACGCGCTTGCCGTCGAAGCTCTCGCCGCGCGTCTTGAGCATCTCCTGGGTGAAGAAAACGGTGCCGTAACCGGTTGCCTCGGTGCGCACCTGCGAGCCGCCCCACGACAGGCCCTTGCCGGTGAGCACGCCCGACTCGTAGCGGTTGGTGATCCGCTTGTACTGGCCGAACAGGTAGCCGAGTTCGCGGCCGCCCACCCCGATGTCACCGGCGGGCACGTCGGTCTCGGCGCCGATGTGGCGGTAGAGCTCGGTCATGAACGACTGGCAGAACCGCATGATCTCCGCGTCCGACCGCCCCTTCGGGTCGAAGTCGGAGCCGCCCTTGCCGCCGCCGATCGGCATGCCGGTGAGGGAGTTCTTGAAGATCTGCTCGAACCCGAGGAACTTGATGATCGACAGGTTGACGCTGGGGTGGAACCGGAGCCCGCCCTTGTACGGCCCGAGCGCCGAGTTGAACTCCACCCGGAAGCCGCGGTTGATCTCCACTTCGCCGGCATCTGTCACCCACGGCACCCGGAAGATGATCTGCCGCTCCGGCTCGCACACCCGCTTCAGGATCGACCACTGCGCATACTCCGGACGCTTGCCGGCGATCGGGTTGAGGCTGTGCATCACCTCGTAGACGGCCTGGTGGAACTCCTCCTCACCCGGGTTGCGGGCGACGACCGCATCGAAGTGGGGCTGCATGTTCGGGTGAAGCTGGCTCATAGCCGCAGTCTGCCAAGGTCGGCGCTCCGGTTCGGGCTTCGGGTCCATCCTTCG
This genomic stretch from Calidifontibacter indicus harbors:
- the recD gene encoding exodeoxyribonuclease V subunit alpha, translating into MSTETSDTTLAAVSRNATGRLATLNRAGILDGSDCIATARVCGTVGEGVESDAALALAFTVRAVREGSTALDLADVATISTADETADEDGGDLGEGDLGEIDSLDPATVADLVELPEIQAWRGALATSPLLRDQVLHLDLDLVYLDRYLLDERRIAAALTERDPAQLPPVDPVAVDADLAGSELNDEQQAAVRSVATRPVTVLTGGPGMGKTHAIGQVLRTMARASGGALRIGLAAPTGKAAARMNEALGALTDDGTVRPGVTLHRLLGPLPGTNLRFKHGTGNPLPYDLVVVDEASMVSLNLMARLCEALPATARLLLVGDPDQLASVEAGSVLADVVAGLADSGAVVRLVRDYRMGDDRALLAAAFRSGEPARVCAVIAEASTGVRLIETDAPTMDDLPQVLDHALALREAAARGDLAGALDRLGRLRLLCAHRDGPHGATHWNRLVEQELAKHVPDVRPNSMYIGRPLLVTRNDHGLGLNNGDAGVVVHTPDGLRAVIETGRGPELHPPWRLSDVETMHAMTVHKAQGSQADEIVVIVPPIESKLLTRELVYTAVTRPQRQLTLVGSMAAVEQAVATPARRTSGLRQRLHG
- a CDS encoding NUDIX hydrolase, which produces MDRLTAWIAADVVALTLRDGELHVALVKRKARAARGRWALPGGFLLEGESAEAAAYRELAEEVGLRRRDVRLEQLASYTAPKRDTEHPKRVISIAYLALAADLPDTVPGTDADEAEWVPVEAALGRRLAFDHAQILRDGIERARSKLEYATIATAFLPPEFTMSELRGVYEAVWGVRLDPANFNRKVIGTDGFVVDTGEQRRGRGRPAAIYRVGDATRLNPPLTR
- a CDS encoding cysteine dioxygenase — protein: MTATTAVRTLSETELVDLVRRVAADRSCWEQHVDFTGAQRHWAKIEVPEGVDVWVISWQTFQSTDLHSHGDATAAFAAVQGTITEIRVDDLGRLMPRKFSPGVVQVVRPGEIHDVRNEVVEPAVTIHAYSPRLTEMYYYNWDNRTVTLDRIERSDGAQAREW
- a CDS encoding rhodanese-like domain-containing protein → MVTGVGIDRLLADAREGLTRVQPDELAARRRDGAFVVDVRPSETRTVEGHVPGAVVIDRLVLEWRLDPTSGASIPDGPGLDDEVIVVCNEGYASSLAARDLQRLGFHRATDLVGGFRAYAAVGGRVQKEPTCVATAVPTTVEANT
- a CDS encoding M6 family metalloprotease domain-containing protein, whose amino-acid sequence is MGSIGRRLLALGTAFATATAMAAAVQPPALGSTPAAKSSAQSSTTVLDNKTPVKGPKKEGTTTRAVRGAPVNPAPYTAIQPDGTKLTLVNHGDSLRSWTTTDKGATVVKDSSNTWRYADHLDANGQPAASAVAAGPSKAPPSASTDLKPSKDRVAAPVDDRAPFAGFTGNQRTVVILAQFLDLTSRGTTPAQWSQNFFGASGSVRSFYKGASFNQLDLVPATETSGTANDGVIGWVTLPMNHPNTAGNTSTVNQNLTAAAIQAADPFINYAAFDTNGDGYIAPGELHITVIVAGYETSYGGTSSCSPSVWGHKWAVASAPTVDGKIVGRLGYTQFGEVHCLASNPAGAHMATIGIMAHEFGHDLGWTDLYDTSFRTEGIGAWSLMASGSWGTSGGGQQGNSPTLPDAYSKYLQGWITPTVVNTSGRSVSLSAAATSSQAVLLGVNPGGAEMGGTGEYFLVENRQPTGLDAALPGCGLLVYHVAETFTNNAGAVSTGRLIDVEEAGGPQDMDTYPGSRGSADDPWHAVAGHTQFNATSVPNSNFYSGAGSGASMVATGGCAATMTATVTGAGTLPVAPANDNFVNGRVLTPVTGGTWTQTTANATKEAGEPAHATWAGGASVWFNWTAPSTGKLTVTTAGSSFDTLLGIYTGGAVNALTTIAYSDDVASGDYTSRVSNQQVIGGTTYRIAVDGYQGEAGVLNLGWSFTPDVVAPPKFVSLAPSRILDTRYGIGAPKMLVPAGGRVDLQVTGVGGVPAGASAVVLNVTAVSPTGPGSGYVTVWPTGAVRPTASNLNFVPGQTVPNLVVTKVGTGGKVSLYTAARTQLIADVAGYYPAGAAYTGVTPVRVLDTRYGIGAPKVRIPAGGTVTLTIGGANGVPANASAAVVNITTVGPAGAGSVTAFPAGVAVPSALSVSYRSNQTIAGMGVVKLGTGGKITLRSTASTELIVDLDGWVPAVGDAVAFTPTRLVTNRAVASGGSFTVQVAGVAGVPANAKAVQVTVTAANPSTAGYLTVYPTGGARPVVSNLNYTTGGSISNSAIVKVGTGGTITVFASGATPVTVDTSAYWTP
- the gdhA gene encoding NADP-specific glutamate dehydrogenase, whose translation is MSQLHPNMQPHFDAVVARNPGEEEFHQAVYEVMHSLNPIAGKRPEYAQWSILKRVCEPERQIIFRVPWVTDAGEVEINRGFRVEFNSALGPYKGGLRFHPSVNLSIIKFLGFEQIFKNSLTGMPIGGGKGGSDFDPKGRSDAEIMRFCQSFMTELYRHIGAETDVPAGDIGVGGRELGYLFGQYKRITNRYESGVLTGKGLSWGGSQVRTEATGYGTVFFTQEMLKTRGESFDGKRVVVSGSGNVALYAIEKVQQLGGTVVACSDSDGYLIDDNGLDLAQLKDLKEVRRERLSAYVSDTAQHSTDGSIWQVPCDVALPCATQNELNEDDAKALIENGVQAVAEGANMPCTPGAVRLLLDASVLFGPGKASNAGGVATSALEMQQNASRDSWSFEDTEARLQQIMVDIHERCVSTADEFGLPGNYVAGANLAGYIKVADAMVALGVI